In Priestia megaterium NBRC 15308 = ATCC 14581, the following proteins share a genomic window:
- a CDS encoding LapA family protein, whose amino-acid sequence MKGQSFFILGLIFALIIAVLAVINNDPVQFNYVFGSQKWPLILIILTTAVFGGVVAASLSFVKIVQLRGQVKQKNKRIAELEEEIKQHKPVEPVVEEEPNQPATRTERAHL is encoded by the coding sequence ATGAAAGGACAGAGCTTTTTTATTTTAGGACTTATATTTGCTCTTATCATTGCTGTTTTAGCTGTAATTAACAACGATCCTGTACAATTTAACTATGTATTTGGTTCACAAAAATGGCCTCTTATTTTAATTATCTTAACAACGGCCGTGTTTGGAGGAGTTGTTGCTGCTTCATTGAGCTTTGTAAAAATTGTTCAACTAAGAGGACAAGTGAAGCAGAAAAACAAGCGAATTGCTGAGCTGGAAGAAGAAATCAAGCAGCATAAGCCTGTTGAGCCTGTTGTGGAAGAAGAACCAAATCAACCAGCTACTCGAACTGAGCGCGCTCACTTATAA
- a CDS encoding YmaF family protein gives MKKIGKDDFVSGFVPHHNHGSVDYTSVASGHVHQCLDVTSPPIQSEDGSHIHYTEGYVVFEDGHTHHYKAYSGPAIPIGNGMHVHYYDFYTSEDNQHRHHVKGVDHPAPGDR, from the coding sequence ATGAAAAAAATAGGCAAGGACGATTTTGTTTCAGGATTTGTTCCTCATCATAATCATGGCTCAGTAGACTACACTTCTGTTGCGTCAGGACATGTCCATCAATGCCTCGATGTAACGTCTCCTCCAATTCAAAGCGAGGATGGAAGCCACATTCACTATACAGAAGGCTATGTTGTTTTTGAAGACGGACATACACATCATTACAAAGCCTACTCTGGTCCCGCTATTCCCATTGGCAACGGTATGCATGTTCACTATTATGACTTTTATACCAGTGAAGACAACCAGCATCGGCATCATGTCAAAGGTGTAGATCATCCTGCTCCGGGCGATAGATAA
- a CDS encoding DUF1259 domain-containing protein → MSWENKKSLCQEFARILGGQGSLDENGVCLVQKFRTIRFKILGRPTRSPLVTPQFFTFEDLDSKGRALNLGETVLLQEEVNPLLTELRKRDIKVTAVHNHWLFEEPRAMYMHFESVEPPLDFARKVREAFRVLKG, encoded by the coding sequence ATGAGTTGGGAAAATAAAAAGAGTCTGTGTCAGGAGTTTGCGAGAATTCTAGGTGGACAAGGCAGTTTAGATGAAAATGGCGTTTGTTTGGTACAAAAGTTTCGGACGATTCGTTTTAAAATTTTAGGGCGTCCAACACGCTCTCCATTAGTTACTCCTCAATTTTTCACTTTTGAAGATTTAGATAGCAAGGGAAGAGCGCTAAATCTAGGTGAAACCGTGCTTTTGCAAGAAGAGGTAAATCCATTATTAACGGAGCTTAGAAAAAGAGATATTAAGGTTACAGCCGTTCACAACCATTGGCTATTTGAAGAGCCGAGAGCAATGTATATGCATTTTGAATCCGTAGAACCACCGTTAGATTTTGCACGAAAAGTAAGAGAAGCGTTTAGAGTATTAAAAGGATAA
- a CDS encoding M48 family metallopeptidase, which produces MYTYQTGNQTIDYKIEVVPNRTDITVQICDKEGVKVIIPRGLNENNVRSIIARKATWILKQLNGSQPAEEKPAAPKKEAVKKETAKKEAPKAAASAAKTGSFEEGDKFPYLGRQYRLNIVRGDVAKAEMTFRAKFIATVPESWNEQQTNEGIGQLLTEWYQGRAGEKFQEALKSVKKAADNAPESVKWDELGEEYATTQDNTIVLNWRLLTAPLATIEYVIASQFTNADELFEDAAERKQWLSDNTLNAF; this is translated from the coding sequence ATGTATACGTATCAAACAGGCAATCAAACAATTGACTACAAAATTGAAGTCGTTCCAAATAGAACCGATATCACGGTGCAAATTTGTGACAAAGAAGGGGTAAAAGTTATTATCCCAAGAGGTCTTAATGAAAACAATGTGCGTTCAATCATCGCACGCAAAGCAACATGGATTTTAAAACAACTAAACGGTTCACAGCCAGCTGAGGAAAAGCCAGCTGCTCCAAAGAAAGAAGCAGTAAAAAAAGAAACAGCTAAAAAAGAGGCTCCTAAAGCAGCAGCTTCTGCAGCTAAAACTGGTTCTTTTGAAGAGGGAGACAAATTCCCTTACCTAGGACGTCAATATCGATTAAACATCGTTCGTGGAGATGTAGCAAAGGCTGAAATGACATTCCGTGCAAAATTCATTGCTACAGTACCTGAAAGCTGGAACGAGCAGCAAACAAATGAAGGTATTGGACAACTATTAACAGAATGGTACCAAGGCCGCGCAGGTGAAAAATTCCAAGAAGCTTTGAAATCTGTTAAAAAAGCAGCAGACAATGCTCCTGAATCTGTTAAGTGGGACGAGTTAGGTGAAGAATACGCTACGACTCAAGATAATACAATCGTATTAAACTGGCGTTTGCTAACAGCTCCTCTTGCAACAATTGAATATGTCATTGCTTCTCAATTTACAAATGCAGATGAGTTATTCGAAGATGCAGCTGAACGCAAACAGTGGTTAAGCGATAACACCCTAAACGCATTTTAA
- a CDS encoding GNAT family N-acetyltransferase, with amino-acid sequence MKNEFRLATNDDADNLLNLTLQAYKPIREIGIPFLAAAADLALVKKNISQNLCYVYEEEKRIAATVSIRMPWGEHPGPFAVPHLWWFAVDPSFARKGIGSKLLHLVEEEIIKNMFKSPGVSLGTAKEHPWLVEMYERKGYVQAKEKHLAEGYTTVFLYKKFNKVHSLS; translated from the coding sequence ATGAAAAATGAATTCCGTTTGGCAACAAATGACGACGCAGATAACTTATTGAACTTAACTCTACAAGCATATAAGCCTATTCGAGAGATAGGCATTCCTTTCTTAGCAGCTGCTGCTGATCTTGCCCTCGTTAAGAAAAATATTTCTCAAAACCTTTGCTATGTATATGAAGAAGAGAAAAGAATCGCTGCAACTGTGTCTATACGAATGCCTTGGGGAGAACATCCAGGTCCGTTTGCTGTTCCGCATCTTTGGTGGTTTGCAGTAGACCCGTCGTTTGCCAGGAAAGGCATTGGATCTAAGCTGCTGCATCTAGTAGAGGAAGAGATAATAAAAAATATGTTTAAATCACCAGGTGTGTCTTTAGGAACAGCAAAAGAACATCCTTGGTTAGTTGAGATGTATGAACGAAAAGGATATGTTCAAGCTAAAGAAAAGCACCTTGCAGAAGGTTATACGACCGTATTTCTTTATAAAAAATTTAATAAGGTACACTCTTTGTCGTAA
- a CDS encoding M20 peptidase aminoacylase family protein, translating to MTDQLLLNTLIDIRRELHRFPELSMKEYETTKRIKKWLKHYDISIADAFQLDVGAVAEIVGGKPGPTIAIRADIDALPIEEKTNLPFASEVNGVMHACGHDFHTASIIGAATLLKERQQELCGTVRFIFQPAEETASGAKMLVEKGVLEGVEAIFGMHNKPDLPVGTIGIKSGPLMASVDRFEIDIKGVGGHAGIPEKTVDPIAAAGQIVTSLQTIVSRNLSPFQNVVVSITQIHGGSSWNVIPDKVTLEGTVRTFQEEAREKIPGLMKRTAEGIGAAFGASVDVKWYPYLPVVNNDDTLEKLAINAAENLSYQVVEAEQSPGGEDFAVYQQHVPGFFVWMGTAGEYEWHHPSFSLNEEALLVAASYFANLSFHFLNSFHYRKN from the coding sequence ATGACAGATCAATTACTACTAAATACGCTAATAGACATACGCCGTGAGCTGCACCGGTTTCCAGAGCTTTCAATGAAAGAATATGAAACAACTAAACGTATTAAAAAGTGGTTAAAGCACTATGATATTTCTATAGCTGATGCATTCCAATTAGACGTAGGAGCAGTAGCGGAAATTGTGGGAGGAAAGCCGGGACCTACTATCGCAATTCGAGCTGATATTGATGCGCTGCCAATTGAAGAAAAAACCAATCTGCCATTTGCATCTGAAGTAAACGGAGTTATGCACGCATGCGGCCATGATTTTCATACAGCTTCTATAATCGGAGCAGCCACTCTTCTTAAAGAGCGTCAGCAGGAGCTTTGCGGTACGGTACGGTTTATCTTTCAACCGGCTGAAGAAACGGCTTCAGGGGCAAAAATGCTAGTTGAAAAAGGTGTGCTCGAAGGAGTAGAAGCGATATTTGGGATGCATAACAAACCGGATCTTCCTGTAGGAACCATTGGCATCAAATCGGGACCTTTAATGGCAAGCGTTGATCGTTTTGAAATTGACATTAAAGGAGTAGGAGGTCACGCGGGCATCCCTGAAAAAACAGTAGATCCGATTGCTGCTGCTGGTCAAATTGTTACTAGTTTACAAACCATTGTCAGCCGTAATCTCAGCCCCTTTCAAAATGTTGTTGTCAGCATAACTCAAATCCATGGAGGGAGCTCGTGGAACGTCATTCCTGACAAAGTAACGCTTGAAGGAACGGTGCGTACCTTTCAAGAAGAAGCGAGAGAAAAAATACCGGGTCTTATGAAACGAACTGCTGAAGGGATTGGAGCAGCTTTCGGGGCTTCAGTAGACGTTAAATGGTATCCATATCTTCCTGTAGTAAACAATGATGATACGCTGGAAAAACTGGCTATTAACGCTGCAGAGAATCTTAGTTATCAAGTCGTAGAAGCTGAACAATCGCCTGGAGGAGAAGACTTTGCCGTATATCAGCAGCATGTACCAGGATTTTTTGTATGGATGGGTACAGCTGGAGAATATGAATGGCACCATCCTTCTTTTTCATTAAATGAAGAGGCATTGCTTGTAGCAGCTTCTTATTTTGCTAATCTAAGCTTTCATTTTTTGAATTCATTCCATTACCGAAAAAATTAA
- a CDS encoding M20/M25/M40 family metallo-hydrolase has protein sequence MSNKTSLYQTKAQLKKLVSELVSIPSVTGTMAEVEMAESIASYLLKLPYFQKNEQVELHSTGDGRSIVTAFVQGKITNKTVVLVSHYDVVDVQDYGQWKKDAFHADTLTSTFYNHMEQVPAHVQKDMIKGDWLFGRGTMDMKAGIALHISMVERACNGEFDGNILLLSVPDEEVNSLGMRKAVPVLLELARKHQLDFSLMLNAEPVFSRYPGDQTNYVYSGSIGKIMPSFLCYGKETHVGEPLAGLNANLLASYLTKEIELNVDFCEKVRDETSPPPTVLIQKDLKEEYSVQVPHSAVVLFNLFMLNRSLKEVTDLLLKSADKAALNVKKHYNKAARQYAEGMEGSSRDVNVWTYEELYTHAVKQHGEKYVHEMEAALLAQEEDDRNKTIKLVNSLAGLCKEAAPMMVLFFTPPFYPAVCSHDDPFVQEILSNVQATAKEQFQLELVEQSYFGGISDLSYASLQHPLHTFNTLVANMPLWNKGYHIPLEELEELKMPVLNIGPLGRDAHQWTERLDVQYSFEILPHFIYQAIKEAHK, from the coding sequence ATGTCGAACAAAACATCTTTGTATCAAACAAAAGCACAGTTAAAAAAACTTGTAAGCGAATTGGTTTCTATACCTAGCGTGACAGGAACGATGGCAGAAGTGGAAATGGCTGAATCGATAGCGTCGTATTTATTGAAGCTGCCTTACTTTCAAAAAAACGAGCAAGTCGAGCTTCATTCAACAGGAGACGGGCGATCGATTGTCACAGCTTTTGTTCAAGGGAAAATTACGAATAAAACAGTTGTACTAGTAAGTCATTACGATGTAGTGGATGTACAAGATTATGGACAGTGGAAAAAGGATGCTTTTCACGCTGATACATTAACGAGTACTTTTTATAACCATATGGAACAAGTTCCGGCGCACGTACAAAAAGATATGATAAAAGGAGACTGGCTTTTTGGCCGAGGAACGATGGACATGAAAGCAGGCATTGCCCTGCATATCAGTATGGTTGAACGAGCATGCAACGGGGAGTTTGACGGAAACATCCTGCTGCTGTCAGTGCCGGATGAAGAAGTAAATTCGCTTGGGATGAGAAAAGCAGTGCCTGTTCTTTTAGAACTTGCCCGCAAACATCAGCTGGATTTTTCTCTCATGCTAAATGCAGAACCGGTGTTCAGCCGCTATCCTGGAGATCAAACGAACTATGTGTACTCAGGATCGATTGGAAAAATCATGCCAAGCTTTTTGTGTTATGGAAAAGAAACTCATGTAGGGGAACCGCTAGCTGGTTTAAATGCTAATTTACTAGCTTCTTATTTAACAAAAGAAATAGAATTAAACGTTGATTTTTGCGAAAAAGTAAGAGATGAAACGAGTCCACCTCCTACGGTGCTGATACAAAAAGATTTAAAAGAAGAGTATTCAGTTCAAGTTCCGCACTCTGCCGTTGTATTATTTAATTTATTTATGTTAAATCGCTCTCTTAAAGAAGTAACAGATCTGCTGTTGAAATCGGCTGACAAAGCGGCTTTGAATGTAAAAAAACATTATAATAAAGCCGCTAGGCAGTACGCTGAGGGAATGGAGGGTTCATCTCGTGATGTGAACGTATGGACGTATGAAGAACTTTATACTCATGCAGTCAAACAGCACGGCGAAAAATATGTGCACGAAATGGAAGCAGCACTTTTGGCACAAGAGGAGGATGACAGAAATAAAACCATTAAATTAGTAAACTCTTTAGCTGGTTTATGTAAAGAAGCAGCTCCGATGATGGTCTTATTTTTTACGCCGCCTTTTTATCCGGCCGTTTGTTCACATGATGATCCATTTGTACAAGAGATTTTGTCAAACGTACAGGCAACTGCCAAAGAGCAATTCCAATTGGAGCTAGTTGAACAAAGTTATTTTGGCGGAATTTCGGATTTAAGCTATGCCAGCCTGCAGCATCCGCTTCATACATTTAACACGTTAGTAGCCAATATGCCCCTATGGAATAAAGGGTATCATATCCCGCTAGAAGAGCTAGAGGAGCTGAAGATGCCGGTGCTGAACATTGGACCGCTAGGAAGAGATGCGCATCAATGGACCGAAAGATTAGACGTTCAGTATTCCTTTGAAATTTTGCCTCATTTCATTTATCAAGCTATAAAAGAAGCACACAAATAA
- a CDS encoding VOC family protein produces MHLSFDHLVHFSPDPIKAQKELNEYGINVIKGGIHEKWGTFNTLAYFNLSYIEWLGLRDIALAQNVTDNDLIQQLVNEHTLLGHFGRFALRTDDMDLLIKELESKNVTVKGPVAGSRQTNDGERLQWKMCFIEADHDSLPLPFFIEWGEPEEKRKPKLADLSSHQAGQLQLKNIYCAVHNLEESISKWTKLLDVQSGESYKDSLLDARCQKLYVNGGNLIFCSGTQGVVHDTLKKVGERPFLVELDHALTPQQITVQGASFKFNI; encoded by the coding sequence ATGCACTTATCTTTTGATCATCTTGTTCATTTTTCACCTGATCCTATTAAAGCTCAGAAAGAACTAAACGAATACGGAATAAATGTCATTAAAGGCGGCATCCATGAAAAATGGGGTACTTTTAACACGTTGGCTTATTTTAACCTCAGCTATATTGAATGGCTTGGGCTTAGAGATATCGCGTTAGCTCAAAACGTTACAGATAATGACCTTATTCAGCAGCTTGTTAACGAACATACACTGCTTGGTCATTTTGGCCGATTTGCACTTCGTACAGATGATATGGATTTGCTAATAAAAGAGCTGGAAAGCAAGAACGTCACTGTAAAAGGTCCTGTAGCGGGTTCTCGCCAAACCAATGATGGAGAAAGACTTCAATGGAAAATGTGTTTTATTGAAGCTGACCACGATTCCCTGCCTCTTCCTTTTTTTATTGAATGGGGTGAACCAGAAGAAAAACGCAAGCCAAAGCTAGCGGATCTTTCTTCCCACCAAGCTGGTCAGCTGCAGCTAAAAAATATTTACTGTGCTGTACATAACCTCGAAGAATCCATCAGCAAGTGGACGAAACTGCTGGACGTTCAGTCTGGCGAAAGCTACAAAGACTCTTTACTTGATGCACGTTGTCAAAAACTATATGTCAATGGAGGAAACCTTATTTTTTGCAGCGGAACACAAGGTGTTGTCCATGATACATTAAAAAAAGTTGGAGAACGTCCATTTTTGGTTGAATTGGATCACGCTCTAACACCGCAACAAATTACCGTACAAGGAGCTTCTTTTAAATTCAACATATAA
- a CDS encoding CotG/ExsB N-terminal domain-containing protein, whose product MHITAERIREATEAIASTELETFMYQEPTALHRRSRRRSTRRSTRRTTRRTTRRTTRRTTRRTTRRTTRRTTRRSTRRSTRRSTRRSSRRRCRCGSPCCSYPWFNKSFGCCFKGHGCGR is encoded by the coding sequence ATGCATATCACTGCTGAAAGAATTAGAGAAGCAACAGAAGCGATTGCTTCTACTGAGCTTGAAACGTTTATGTACCAAGAGCCAACTGCTCTTCACAGACGCTCTCGTCGTCGTTCTACTCGCCGTTCTACTCGCCGCACTACTCGCCGCACTACTCGTCGCACTACTCGCCGCACTACTCGCCGCACTACTCGTCGCACTACTCGCCGCACTACTCGCCGTTCTACTCGTCGTTCTACTCGTCGTTCTACTCGCCGTTCTAGCCGTCGCCGCTGTCGCTGCGGTTCACCTTGCTGCTCATATCCATGGTTTAATAAATCATTTGGCTGCTGCTTTAAAGGGCATGGCTGTGGTCGCTAA
- a CDS encoding GNAT family N-acetyltransferase, translating into MLQILEHQRVDIALQIVAVQVEAYQEEARLIGFSDIPQLTESKEDIMKSKEVFIGEMIEGKLAGVLSFEKENERLTICRLVVRPRYFRKGIGSCLLTHVLQRYSECECIVSTAEKNTPAIKLYKAHQFSIIKHTAAADNLVLVTMKRD; encoded by the coding sequence ATGCTTCAAATCCTCGAACATCAAAGAGTGGATATCGCTCTTCAAATAGTAGCTGTGCAAGTAGAAGCTTATCAAGAAGAAGCAAGGCTCATTGGTTTTTCAGATATTCCTCAGCTTACAGAAAGCAAAGAAGATATTATGAAAAGCAAGGAAGTGTTTATCGGAGAAATGATTGAAGGTAAGCTAGCAGGAGTGCTGTCGTTTGAAAAAGAAAATGAGCGATTAACGATTTGCCGCCTCGTTGTGCGTCCTCGTTACTTTCGAAAAGGAATCGGAAGCTGTCTTTTAACACATGTACTTCAAAGATATTCTGAATGTGAATGTATAGTGTCTACAGCCGAAAAAAATACACCTGCGATTAAGCTGTACAAAGCACATCAGTTTTCAATTATAAAACACACTGCAGCTGCTGATAACCTTGTGTTAGTAACGATGAAAAGAGATTAA
- a CDS encoding MFS transporter: MNKQLGTLMFVIFMVFVGFGVIIPIVPEVIRATGASTVNLGILMASYSIASFITAPFWGKLSDIKGRRPILLWGLLGFSASFFLFSVAENSLTLMYTSRIIGGLFAGAVIPCAFAYASDSTDEENRTKAMGLLGMSIGLGFIFGPALGGVLSSFGLFVPFVISGILSLIMTAFSFFTLKESLRKESADKVQTSRWHDFTSDFQGAMKYLYVLSFLATFTLAGLEATFQFFQIAKINATPTTIGWMFMASGLTQALIQGGVLQRFKKGNEKKLMAIGLLVSAIGFTSILLSSSAVNATLFLCIFTAGNALIRPCVLSLITMRTKVGYGSASGLTASMDSLGRIFGPLLGAFAFKLNMTLPFIIGAVVTLAALLLIQRHTALDYSEQTLSS, translated from the coding sequence ATGAACAAACAGCTTGGAACGTTAATGTTTGTTATTTTTATGGTATTTGTCGGCTTTGGAGTGATCATCCCCATCGTACCTGAAGTTATTCGTGCCACGGGTGCAAGCACGGTCAATTTAGGAATACTAATGGCTAGCTATTCGATCGCATCTTTTATTACCGCACCTTTTTGGGGGAAGCTTTCCGATATAAAAGGCCGGCGTCCCATCTTACTTTGGGGCTTACTCGGCTTTAGCGCAAGCTTTTTTCTTTTTTCGGTGGCAGAAAACTCTCTGACTTTAATGTATACGTCGCGCATCATCGGAGGTTTGTTTGCAGGAGCTGTTATTCCTTGTGCTTTTGCATATGCTTCTGATAGTACAGATGAAGAAAACCGAACGAAAGCAATGGGACTGTTAGGAATGTCGATTGGCTTAGGCTTTATTTTTGGACCGGCATTAGGCGGCGTCCTTTCATCTTTCGGCTTGTTTGTTCCCTTCGTTATCTCTGGTATCTTGTCACTGATTATGACAGCGTTCTCATTCTTTACGTTAAAAGAATCTTTACGAAAAGAATCTGCTGATAAAGTACAGACATCGAGATGGCATGACTTCACGTCAGATTTTCAAGGAGCTATGAAGTATTTATATGTTCTTTCATTTTTAGCGACTTTTACGCTCGCTGGTTTAGAAGCTACTTTTCAATTTTTTCAAATAGCGAAAATTAATGCTACTCCTACGACAATCGGATGGATGTTTATGGCGAGCGGTTTAACTCAAGCGCTGATTCAAGGCGGTGTGCTGCAGCGATTTAAAAAAGGAAATGAAAAAAAGCTGATGGCCATTGGCTTATTAGTTTCAGCAATAGGATTTACGTCTATTTTGTTATCTTCTAGTGCCGTTAATGCTACCTTATTTTTGTGCATATTTACAGCAGGAAATGCCCTTATTCGTCCTTGTGTCCTCTCATTAATTACAATGAGAACCAAAGTAGGATATGGCTCTGCTTCGGGGCTGACCGCCTCAATGGATAGCTTAGGGCGTATTTTTGGCCCTCTGCTTGGTGCATTTGCCTTTAAACTCAATATGACGCTGCCTTTTATTATCGGAGCTGTTGTCACTTTAGCTGCTTTACTGCTGATTCAGCGTCATACAGCTCTAGATTATTCTGAGCAAACACTCTCATCGTAG
- a CDS encoding NCS2 family permease, with protein MFKLKEYNTDAKTEILAGITTFLTMIYIVIVNPVILSSAGVPFDQVFTATIISAVVATLWMALAANYPIAIAPGMGMNAYFAALVVGSNGSIDYATAFSAVFVAGIIFIILSLTSFREKLIEAIPNNLKHAISAGIGLFIAFIGLRSAGIIVANKSNLIGLGDLQSEKVVLTLIGLAITIILYTLNVNGALFFGMIITGLIAFFRGLLSFDKGLFASPHLPDGLMISNPFAAFGDVIHHDLYTVVFSFLLVTIFDTTGTMVGVAQQAGLMKGNKMPRVRQALLADSFGTTIGALFGTSPTTAYVESSSGVAAGGRTGLTGVTVAILFIVAAFFSPVVSSVSGVAAITSPALIIVGSLMMGAVAKINWNDFDEAFPAFLVVLAMPLTSSIATGIALGFISYPLMKLVKGKGKQVHPLVYVFAVLFLYQLIFLPH; from the coding sequence ATGTTTAAGTTAAAAGAATATAACACGGATGCTAAAACGGAGATTTTAGCTGGTATTACAACGTTTTTAACCATGATTTATATCGTCATTGTGAACCCAGTTATTTTGTCCAGCGCCGGCGTTCCTTTTGATCAAGTATTTACAGCTACTATTATTTCAGCAGTCGTAGCTACGCTATGGATGGCTCTTGCAGCTAACTATCCAATCGCTATTGCTCCCGGTATGGGAATGAATGCATACTTTGCTGCTTTAGTTGTTGGTTCAAATGGAAGTATCGACTATGCTACTGCTTTTTCAGCTGTATTCGTAGCGGGCATTATCTTTATCATCCTATCGTTAACATCGTTTCGTGAAAAATTAATTGAAGCTATTCCAAACAATTTAAAGCACGCGATTAGTGCTGGTATCGGTTTATTTATTGCTTTTATCGGGCTTCGTTCAGCCGGTATTATTGTTGCAAATAAGTCAAATTTAATTGGACTTGGTGATTTGCAGTCTGAAAAAGTAGTTTTAACACTGATTGGACTTGCGATTACAATCATTTTATATACGCTAAATGTAAACGGCGCTTTATTCTTCGGTATGATTATTACGGGGTTAATTGCTTTCTTTAGAGGACTGCTTTCATTTGATAAAGGTTTGTTTGCTTCTCCTCACCTTCCAGACGGCTTAATGATTTCAAATCCTTTTGCTGCTTTTGGAGATGTTATTCATCATGATCTGTACACAGTTGTTTTTTCTTTCTTACTTGTTACAATTTTTGATACAACAGGTACAATGGTAGGAGTAGCTCAACAGGCCGGTCTTATGAAAGGTAATAAGATGCCTCGCGTACGTCAAGCATTGCTCGCTGACTCATTTGGTACAACGATTGGAGCTTTATTTGGTACAAGCCCAACAACGGCTTACGTTGAATCTTCATCTGGTGTAGCAGCAGGCGGACGTACAGGTCTAACGGGTGTGACGGTAGCCATTTTATTTATTGTTGCAGCGTTCTTTAGTCCGGTTGTAAGCTCGGTTTCTGGCGTAGCAGCTATTACTTCACCTGCATTAATTATTGTCGGAAGCTTGATGATGGGCGCTGTAGCTAAAATTAATTGGAATGACTTTGATGAAGCGTTCCCTGCCTTTTTAGTTGTTCTAGCGATGCCCCTTACATCAAGTATTGCAACAGGAATTGCGCTTGGCTTCATTTCTTATCCGTTAATGAAGCTGGTAAAAGGAAAAGGCAAACAAGTCCATCCGCTTGTGTATGTCTTTGCTGTTTTATTCCTCTATCAGCTCATCTTTTTACCGCATTAA
- a CDS encoding sensor histidine kinase has product MKLFYTLVLLTVFVLLFFKDLPVSLHLLLCSFIIGSFFIWRKKYQTAPPLTIKKAIVLTSFFLLLFSLSSPFSIALTVIAMIGYMTDMFSSYQQYIFVTNRENSASREIQKNNELFQALRAERHDFIKHVSAVSYLLETNQRQQAQEYIQDYVEALNDTHSYIQGEHSHVASVVHQSKNQAHTWGIHMNVQLDSPLSQLPLKHLDQMNLIMNLLHNALEAAHSSEKKEITVSSMIRSGIYILEVSNSTAPLSRERQDHLFTSFHVTEKKERHEGLGTWIISELVSNYHGRLEYTYNDLTLSIKIKFPIVVSSKQAT; this is encoded by the coding sequence ATGAAACTATTTTACACACTAGTTTTACTAACTGTTTTCGTGCTCCTCTTTTTTAAAGACCTGCCTGTTAGTTTACATCTCCTACTTTGTTCTTTTATAATTGGTTCATTTTTTATATGGAGAAAGAAATATCAAACGGCTCCTCCACTAACGATAAAAAAAGCAATCGTACTGACGTCTTTTTTCCTGCTTTTATTTAGCCTATCTTCACCTTTTAGCATTGCCCTAACCGTTATCGCAATGATTGGTTACATGACCGACATGTTTTCCTCTTATCAACAATACATATTCGTAACCAACCGGGAAAACAGTGCTTCACGTGAAATTCAAAAAAACAATGAGCTTTTTCAAGCGTTAAGGGCTGAAAGACATGATTTTATTAAACATGTCAGCGCCGTATCCTATCTTCTAGAAACAAATCAAAGACAGCAGGCACAAGAGTACATTCAAGATTACGTTGAAGCTTTGAATGATACCCATTCATATATTCAAGGTGAACATTCGCACGTTGCTTCTGTTGTACATCAAAGCAAGAATCAAGCACATACGTGGGGAATACATATGAATGTTCAATTAGATTCACCGTTATCACAGCTGCCTTTAAAGCACCTTGACCAAATGAATCTCATTATGAATTTACTGCATAATGCTTTAGAAGCCGCTCATTCTTCTGAGAAAAAAGAGATAACCGTTTCGAGTATGATCCGAAGTGGCATTTACATTTTAGAAGTCAGCAATTCTACTGCTCCTTTATCACGAGAGCGTCAAGATCACTTGTTTACTTCTTTTCATGTTACAGAAAAGAAAGAACGCCACGAAGGCCTTGGCACGTGGATCATTTCTGAACTTGTTTCCAACTACCACGGACGCTTGGAATATACGTATAACGATTTAACTCTTTCCATTAAAATAAAATTTCCAATAGTCGTTTCCTCAAAACAAGCAACATAG